Proteins encoded together in one Glandiceps talaboti chromosome 11, keGlaTala1.1, whole genome shotgun sequence window:
- the LOC144442846 gene encoding uncharacterized protein LOC144442846, with protein sequence MMSDSDKKCARFIGYKKLKRFIVEYEPQGISLEYEQDKNEKTKELELPEINNETDLDKTADDLAKTDKLITPSRKAELRLNLARLQVAKNNNSNFSIFKEVKGHSDKVTCVAVAKNGDKFVSSSSDKTCKIWNLKTGEELHNLEGHGDIVSVIALSKSGDKLATGSHDNTCKLWNTETGKCEHTLKGHKDIITCMLFNPSSNVLATGSHDNTAKLWNVQSGKEIHTLTGHTGPVVSLTFNLIGDHLITSSHDGLAIYEVKTSNRLHTLSGHEGEVSFVILSPDGKIIASASKDKTCKLWDYNSTESIECTATMTMENDIDDMTFDPKGQHLAVALQGGSAKVYKTETQEVVCELKGHEGDITQMVFNPQGDKLLTASKDKTVRLWNAQSGESLQVMEGHTDEVTCCKFNYIGDCIVTGSQDGTCIVWQ encoded by the exons ATGATGTCAGACTCAGACAAAAAATGCGCCAGGTTTATTGGTTACAAAAAGCTGAAGAGATTCATCGTGGAATACGAACCTCAAG gCATTTCCCTTGAATATGAACAGGACAAAAATGAGAAAACAAAAGAACTTGAACTGCCAGAGATAAATAATGA GACTGACTTGGACAAGACAGCAGATGATCTAGCAAAAACAGATAAATTAATTACGCCATCACGGAAAGCTGAACTCAGACTAAATCTGGCTAGACTACAGGTTGCtaaaaataataacagtaaCTTTAGTATTTTCAAG GAAGTTAAGGGGCACAGTGACAAAGTGACCTGTGTTGCCGTGGCAAAGAATGGTGATAAATTTGTCAGTAGCAGTTCagataaaacatgtaaaatatgGAATCTGAAAACAGGAGAGGAACTACATAATCTGGAAGGACATGGGGATATAGTTAGTGTTATTGCACTTAGTAAAAGTGG AGATAAACTTGCCACTGGTTCCCATGACAACACCTGTAAACTTTGGAACACGGAAACTGGTAAATGTGAGCATACCCTGAAAGGACATAAAGATATTATT ACGTGTATGTTATTTAATCCCTCCAGTAATGTATTGGCTACAGGTAGTCATGACAACACTGCTAAACTGTGGAATGTGCAAAGTGGTAAAGAAATTCACACATTAACA ggTCATACAGGTCCAGTAGTTtccttgacctttaacctcatTGGTGATCACCTGATCACCAGTTCTCATGATGGTCTAGCAATATATGAAGTGAAGACAAGCAA TCGTCTCCATACCCTGAGTGGACATGAAGGTGAAGTATCATTTGTGATTTTGAGTCCTGATGGTAAAATTATTGCAAGTGCATCAAAGGACAAAACTTGTAAATTATGGGACTACAACTCTACTGAGTCCATAGAATGTACTGCTACCATGACGATGGAGAATGACATTGAtgacatgacctttgaccccaaagGTCAACATCTTGCCGTAGCTCTACAAGGTG GTTCTGCTAAGGTATACAAGACAGAAACACAGGAAGTAGTTTGTGAACTCAAAGGACATGAAGGAGACATAACACAG ATGGTTTTCAACCCCCAGGGTGACAAGCTACTTACAGCCAGTAAAGATAAGACTGTAAGGCTTTGGAATGCACAAAGTGGGGAGTCATTACAAGTAATGGAAGGGCATACAGATGAAGTCACATGTTGTAAATTTAACTACATTGGAGATTGTATCGTTACAG GCAGTCAAGATGGTACCTGTATTGTATGGCAATAG